AAATAAACTTCAGGTATGAAGTAAATCATATTATTAGATCGACAATACCGATTACTGCTAGCATAACTTAAAGATGAATAATCGTTTATCTTCAATACTAGTATTGATTGCATAAGATTCAGAAAACGAAATTAAGATGGACTAAAACACAAATAGAGCTGAAAATTATCCAAAGTTCCAAACCAAAAAATATCTTAGCAGAAAGACTAAACTAATAATCTCTTTCTAATTAATGCAATACTTTAAGAAAGTAGTATAGTATTATGAGATGTTCCTAACCACATAAATAAAGAATGCGTGCTTATAAAAAGAAGCCATTGTGAAACCAAAGAAGAGAAATAGATCTTTTAGCTGGAGTCAGAAAAAAGACGAAAGTAGCCTCAAAAAACGAATTGAATCACAGAAAACTCGCGACGATAATTATCCTTTGTCCTGCAACTTGCACTTTCCTCTCTTCTTGCTTCACCTTATTTCTCTGTCCGCAGAAAACAAGAAGAACCGAACAAAGAGAAACATAGCCAAACCAAACCCATAGTCTTAAATCTAATGGGAAAGAAGTGTGATTTATGCGAAGGTGTTGCACGAATGTACTGCGAGTCAGATCAGGCGAGTCTCTGCTGGAACTGCGACGCCAAAGTTCACGGCGCTAACTTCCTCGTCGCGAAGCACACGCGGTGCCTTCTCTGCAGCGCCTGCCAGTCATCCACGCCGTGGAAAGCCACTGGCCTTCGTCTCGGCCCAACCTTCTCCGTCTGCGACTCATGCGTCGCTCTTAAATCCGCCGGCGGCGGCGGCGCAGGTGTCGGCACCGATCAAAGCCAGGAGGTGAATGAGAGTCAGCTCAGGCGCCGGGATGATGACGACGGTGATAGCGCCGAGTCTTACGACGATGGTGAGgacgaagatgaagatgaggagtacagtgatgaagatgaagaggaggaTGACGCTGACGACGAGGAAGCGGAGAATCAAGTCGTGCCGTGGTCTGCGGCGGCGGCGGCTCAACTTCCTCCGGTGATGAGTTCGTCATCTTCTAACGGCGGAGGTGGAGATCTGGCG
The Brassica napus cultivar Da-Ae chromosome A1, Da-Ae, whole genome shotgun sequence DNA segment above includes these coding regions:
- the LOC106445800 gene encoding zinc finger protein HD1, producing the protein MGKKCDLCEGVARMYCESDQASLCWNCDAKVHGANFLVAKHTRCLLCSACQSSTPWKATGLRLGPTFSVCDSCVALKSAGGGGAGVGTDQSQEVNESQLRRRDDDDGDSAESYDDGEDEDEDEEYSDEDEEEDDADDEEAENQVVPWSAAAAAQLPPVMSSSSSNGGGGDLAAKRTRDYSDEEIGCSSAQESNFAPPLKRPSRDELAFKSTAEINSLVRLEGERVLERRR